ATGCCCAACGGAAATAGCTATTACGGATCGGCGAGAAAAGGAATTGTCCGATCTCGGCTTCCTCCCGTTGATATATTGTAAGGGTACGGATTACGCTGCCTTTTTCGGGGGACAGACGACTAACAAGCCAAAGATATATAACACTGACGAAGCTAATTCCAACGCCAGGCTTTCTGCAGTTTTGCCATATTTGCTTAATGCAGCTCGGTTTGCGCATTACATCAAGTCTATCATGCGTGACAAAATCGGCAGTTTTATGACTGCAAAAAACGTATCCGATTATTTGAACACGTGGATATCCAATTATGTGCTTTTGTCTGACGATGCTGGACAGGAAATCAAGGCGCGTTATCCGCTGCGTGAAGCCAGAGTTGATGTAACCGACGTACCTGGCAAGCCGGGTGTATATAAGGCCACTATATTCTTGAGGCCGCATTTCCAGCTTGAAGAACTCACGGCGAGTATTCGTCTTGTGGCTGAGCTTCCGCAGCCTGCAGCTTAACCATAACCTTGTAAGAGAATAAAGGAATTACTCATGCAAAATATGTTTTTGAAAATTAAGGACATTGATGGAGAGTCCACGGTTAAAGGCTACGAGAAGCAGATAGAGATTTATTCTTTCTCGCACGGTTTTTCTCAGCCTACTTCACCTATTCGCAGTTCTGAAGGAGGTGGAACAACTTCACGTGCGCATCATTCTGATTTCTCCGTATCAAAGCGTTTTGATCTTTCTACACCATCACTATGCAAAGCGCTGTGGAACGGTACCTGTATTGCTGACGTAACTTTCACAGCCTGCCGTATGGATGGAAACGATATAATTGCCTACATGGTTATCACTATGAATAATGTCATTATTTCCAATTACAGCGTCAGTGGTGGTGGAGACTTACCAGTTGAAACATTCTCTTTGAGTTACGGAAAGGTCAAATATGAATACAAACAACAAAAACAGGTTGGTGGCGCCAGTGGAACCGCAGCTGCCACTCACTCCCTAGAAACCAATGAAATATCGTAGTGACTCATGCAGCGTACTCAAATCTCCTACGTAACGCCTCTTCTGGATCGGCTCGTGGACGATAACCCGCATGCGGGGGTTGAGTCGGTTCCGAAGAGGACGTGCTTGCCCGAGGAATATCGGCAGGTAATCTTACGGGATGTGCTTAAACTTCTCAATACCAGAGCCTCGCGGACTGACTGGTTGGAAAGAAGCGAGATGCCTACAGTGCTTGATTATGGTTTGCCGGACCTTGGAGGAAGAGTGGCGGGGGTACAAGCTGACGCCGCACAGCTGGCTAAGCTGGTAGCCCGCGCAATCAGTGCCTTTGAGCCACGGCTTGAAGATGTGCAAGTAACTGCTGTTCCTTTGCTTGAGGTCTTGCACAGAGTGACCTTGAGCAAAAGTCTAGGCAGGGCACATACGTCAGCTAATCCAGTGTTTGGTTCAGCTCCGCTTACAGATGTTGCCGGACAGGATACGGCAGGTCAGCGATTTCGTGTTGGTTTACAGATTGAAGCCAGACTAAAAGGAGTTTTCGGGCGAATGGCTATTTCTTTTCCTGTGACGTTTGATTCACAAAGTACTGCATTTAGCGAAGAGGGGATAAGTAATGGCAAGTCATGACTCAGACGCTGCCGCTCGTGATTACTACCAAAGTGAGCTTGCGTATCTTCGTAAGGCGGGGATGGAGTTTGCAAAGCACTATCCCCGTATCGCTGGAAGGCTTGAGCTGGGTCCAGACATAACACCTGATCCATTTACTGAACAACTTATCGAGTCTTTTGCGTGGCTGACTGCACGAATTCGCCGAAATATAGATGCCGAAATTCCGCAGGTATCTACAACACTACTGGGTATGCTCTACCCTAATTTTACAAGTCCGGTGCCTTCCATGAGCATTGCGGAATTACCACCTGATCCGGACAAGGGAGATTTAACCTCCGGATATACTATCCCCGCAGGAACTCAGCTGCACTGCGCAGCGCAGGAAGGTGACGTGACCCTGCGCTGGAGCACTGCGTGGCCTGTAACAATATATCCTGTTTCGGTCGTTGAAGCTGTTTTCGAGCCACAGTCCCTGTATCATTTTCAGGGTAAAGGCACTTGTGCTTCCACTGTTTTACGGTTGCGTCTGCGCGGACAAGGTGTTCCTCTTTCAGCTTGTACACTCAGTACCTTACGGATCTTTCTCCATGGTGATCGGTTTGATACCTTTCCATTGTACGAAGCACTTGTTTCCGGTGTGCTTGATGTCTGTCTTCGTAATCCTCATGACAATCCGGATGCTCCTCCTATTTCTATCGGAGCTAAAGCCCTTAAACCCGTGGGATTCACCTCTGAAGAATTACTTCTTCCGCGTGGCAGTTATTCACACCCTGCTTATCAACTGGTTCAGGAATATTTCGTGTTCCCAGAAAGATTTCTTTTTCTGGATATTGCAGGGCTTGAACAACTAAAATCTACTTCTGACAGCATGGATATCCTTATTCCGCTCTCGCAAGTTCCCGCAAGGCGGTCCGTAGTTACCAGTGCGATGTTCCGCACCGGAGCCGTGCCTGTTGTAAATCTGTTTAAGAAAATTTCCGAACCGATCAGACTGGATGAGACACAAAGTGAGTATCGTCTGATTGCTGATGCAAGAAGAAATTTAGCGACAGAGATTCATTCTATTGAATCCGTCAGTGCCGTGGAGCCGGGCAGAACTGAAACATTACGTATAGAACCTTATTTTGCTTTAACCCATCACATGATATCGGACCGAACTCGTTTTTTTTGGCTGATGCGGCGCACTTCTGCATTTACAGGTACGCCGGGCACAGACGTTTACCTTTCGTTCTCGGATCTGGATTTTAACCCTATGCGTCCTCCTGCACGTACGGTCTTTGCGAGACTCTTGTGCACAAATCGTCATCTGGCGGCATCTGCGCAGGCCGAGACTTTGCTTGACCGTGATGCAAATATGCCTGTGGGAGATATTCGTTTACTCCTTAAGCCCACACCGCAGCG
This sequence is a window from Desulfovibrio sp. UCD-KL4C. Protein-coding genes within it:
- a CDS encoding type VI secretion system tube protein Hcp, with the translated sequence MQNMFLKIKDIDGESTVKGYEKQIEIYSFSHGFSQPTSPIRSSEGGGTTSRAHHSDFSVSKRFDLSTPSLCKALWNGTCIADVTFTACRMDGNDIIAYMVITMNNVIISNYSVSGGGDLPVETFSLSYGKVKYEYKQQKQVGGASGTAAATHSLETNEIS
- the tssE gene encoding type VI secretion system baseplate subunit TssE, which codes for MQRTQISYVTPLLDRLVDDNPHAGVESVPKRTCLPEEYRQVILRDVLKLLNTRASRTDWLERSEMPTVLDYGLPDLGGRVAGVQADAAQLAKLVARAISAFEPRLEDVQVTAVPLLEVLHRVTLSKSLGRAHTSANPVFGSAPLTDVAGQDTAGQRFRVGLQIEARLKGVFGRMAISFPVTFDSQSTAFSEEGISNGKS
- the tssF gene encoding type VI secretion system baseplate subunit TssF; its protein translation is MASHDSDAAARDYYQSELAYLRKAGMEFAKHYPRIAGRLELGPDITPDPFTEQLIESFAWLTARIRRNIDAEIPQVSTTLLGMLYPNFTSPVPSMSIAELPPDPDKGDLTSGYTIPAGTQLHCAAQEGDVTLRWSTAWPVTIYPVSVVEAVFEPQSLYHFQGKGTCASTVLRLRLRGQGVPLSACTLSTLRIFLHGDRFDTFPLYEALVSGVLDVCLRNPHDNPDAPPISIGAKALKPVGFTSEELLLPRGSYSHPAYQLVQEYFVFPERFLFLDIAGLEQLKSTSDSMDILIPLSQVPARRSVVTSAMFRTGAVPVVNLFKKISEPIRLDETQSEYRLIADARRNLATEIHSIESVSAVEPGRTETLRIEPYFALTHHMISDRTRFFWLMRRTSAFTGTPGTDVYLSFSDLDFNPMRPPARTVFARLLCTNRHLAASAQAETLLDRDANMPVGDIRLLLKPTPQRSPSIGGAAMWRLISHLSLNHLSLDGPQATDALREILRLYAADDDVPSQQQIQGVKNIQCRPVAKRIGDLAWRGFVRGTGMELTLEESNFAGGSGFMFAAVLNGFFGLYANVNTFTQLTLKSTGRKGVWYQWPPITGCQPVL